The Microtus ochrogaster isolate Prairie Vole_2 linkage group LG3, MicOch1.0, whole genome shotgun sequence genomic sequence aaagaacttaacTGTTCTTAGAGTTGGCTTCTGTCAAACACATTGTGTAAAATTAGAGGCAGATTTAAGCAATATAAAGATAATTtcacaaatttatatatattgagAGGCTGGGCGctaagggtttttttgtttgtttttttgttttttgtttttcgagacagggttttcctgtgtaacagtcctagaactagctcttgtagaccaggctggcctagaactcacagggattcacctacctcagcctccagagtgctgggataaaaggtgccaccaccgcccggccgagctgtaaggttttaaataaaagctCAAAGACAACTCCAAAAACCCCCAAAAgcactagaaaagaaaaatactttgtgCTTCAGATGCAAGGAATTTAAGAATTGTTGCGGGTCAGTATGTTTGCAAACTTTTAGTTTTGCCGCAATTTTAACTTTATCAGAACCCCTACCCCCCAGCTCTAACCCTTTGTTCAGGATGCAGAACAAACTTGGCGACAAATTAGTGACTGACTTGGTTAAAGGGACTGCCAGTCGGCGCAAACGGGAGTTCCTGAGGGAAGTCACCCCCTTGGAGGCCTGGGACTTCATAATGATCTTTAGCAGAATGGCGGGGTAAGGGGCGTTTTCACTCTGGTCAGTTTAATTACCTCTGAAGAGACTCAAAGATCACCGAGCAGAAGACTAGGCCAGGTAACCCAAACCGAAAGGTGGCGACAGCGACATCAGCAGTTAAACATTACAGACTTCCACAGAACGGTCTAATGCACCTGTACTACGGTCACTAACGCTGTCAGTTCCTAGGTTAAAATGAAGAGGTagaagggttgggaaaaggtaaGGAGGGCCGGTGGGGttaaggaaaggggaaggggaggggagggaggaggatgccGCCCCGGAGGCCGCGGGTTTACGGGCAAGATCTTGCCGTTCCCATGGAAACGTATCCCTCCGCCCGCGACTCGAGTCGGCTTCTGATTTCCCCCTCCGCCCCGCCTCTAGGCTGTTTCCACCCAGCTCCTTTGTGCCGCGCAGAACGTTGACACGGCGCATGCGccggaggaaaaaaaaaatccccgcCCGCCGCGTATATAAACGCGAATCCGGCCTCTTCCTTGTAGCGCCGCCGGGAGTGTCGACGAGGAGAGCTGTGCTGCCGCGTCCGTGCTACTCGAGCTGTGGGCACTGCGAGCGAGAGCCGAGTACGCGGACCGGCCATCATGTCACGCTACGGGCGGTATGGAGGAGGTGAGCGGCTGGGGCCCAGGGGAGGACGCTGCTGGTCGCGGCCCGAGCGGAGCGAGGCCGTGGGGTCGGCGCGGCAGTTGGAGACGGTTATTCCGCGTGCGTAATGGCGGCTTCGGCGCACGCCGTCCGAAGCCGGAGGCCGCGGGGGCGGGGTGTGGGAGGGCGAGCGGGGCCTGAGGGCCCGTGTGCGCCGTGGGGCTCGGGCACCGGGGCGTTTCGGCCTCCGGGCCGGGCCGAAAGCCGGTGGGACGGTCGCCGCTGCGGTGTCCCCCTTCTCCGCACTGCCGCCCGCCTCCGCTCCCCCAACCCCCGCCCTCGGCCGCCGCGGCTGCCATTTTGAGCACATTGACGACCGTGGTGGCGCATTTCCTCAGCGCTTTCCCGCCACTGGAGCGGGGAGATCCGGGGCTGAATTGGAGACGGGGCGAAGGCGGCCGCTGCGAGCTGCGCGTCGCCTCAGCAACTGGTTGAATTGAGGAAGGAGCgtgaggggaaggagaaagagcaatCGTTGCGACCGAGGAcggcttttttttgttgttctttttctttttttcttattttttttttttagccgtTTGGAGCTTCGGCCGCAGGGGCGGGTTTTTGGGTGAGCCTGCTCCTGCTGTGGAAGACGGGAACCGGTGCGGCTCTGCCCCGGGTAGACCTCTGGCTGGGCCGGGCCGGGCCGCTGGAGCCCGCGCGCTCTAGCTCGCCCGGGGCTGCCGGGACCGAGGAGGGGCGGGGCCCAGCCACCCCACGCCTTACCTCCACCACGCTCCTTGGCAGAGATTTTCTAAGGTTTCCAATCTATAAGGAGgccagaatttttttattttttttattttttttggggggggttttcgagacagggtttctctgtggctttggagcctgtcctggaactagctctgtagaccaggctggtcttgaactcacagagatccgcctgcctctgcctcccgagtgctgggattaaaggcgtgcgccaccattgcccgaggaggccagaattTGTTCACGAGTCGGGCTTTATTATTTCACGGGGTTAAGGCTACAATTTAGGCATTGATGGAGAGCCCCCCAAAAAGGAGTGaggggcatggtggcgcacgccttttagtCCCAGCTGCACTTGAGCGATGTATAGATAAATATTTGGAGTGTGGCTCTGTTGTAGATCACTGACTGGCTCAGTCTCCTTGAGCACTCCAAAACAAAACGTGCCGTTGCGCAGCTTAGGGATGGTCTGTTGTAAAGGAAGGAATTCCAGCTTAAGGTACACTTGGAATAACGCTtgctttatttgcatttttaaacagAAACCAAGGTGTATGTTGGTAACCTGGGAACTGGTGCTGGTAAAGGCGAGTTAGAAAGGGCATTCAGTTACTATGGGCCCTTAAGAACAGTGTGGATTGCCAGAAATCCTCCAGGATTTGCCTTTGTGGAATTTGAAGATCCTAGAGATGCAGAAGATGCAGTTCGAGGATTGGATGGGAAGNNNNNNNNNNNNNNNNNNNNNNNNNNNNNNNNNNNNNNNNNNNNNNNNNNNNNNNNNNNNNNNNNNNNNNNNNNNNNNNNNNNNNNNNNNNNNNNNNNNNNNNNNNNNNNNNNNNNNNNNNNNNNNNNNNNNNNNNNNNNNNNNNNNNNNNNNNNNNNNNNNNNNNNNNNNNNNNNNNNNNNNNNNNNNNNNNNNNNNNNNNNNNNNNNNNNNNNNNNNNNNNNNNNNNNNNNNNNNNNNNNNNNNNNNNNNNNNNNNNNNNNNNNNNNNNNNNNNNNNNNNNNNNNNNNNNNNNNNNNNNNNNNNNNNNNNNNNNNNNNNNNNNNNNNNNNNNNNNNNNNNNNNNNNNNNNNNNNNNNNNNNNNNNNNNNNNNNNNNNNNNNNNNNNNNNNNNNNNNNNNNNNNNNNNNNNNNNNNNNNNNNNNNNNNNNNNNNNNNNNNNNNNNNNNNNNNNNNNNNNNNNNNNNNNNNNNNNNNNNNNNNNNNNNNNNNNNNNNNNNNNNNNNNNNNNNNNNNNNNNNNNNNNNNNNNNNNNNNNNNNNNNNNNNNNNNNNNNNNNNNNNNNNNNNNNNNNNNNNNNNNNNNNNNNNNNNNNNNNNNNNNNNNNNNNNNNNNNNNNNNNNNNNNNNNNNNNNNNNNNNNNNNNNNNNNNNNNNNNNNNNNNNNNNNNNNNNNNNNNNNNNNNNNNNNNNNNNNNNNNNNNNNNNNNNNNNNNNNNNNNNNNNNNNNNNNNNNNNNNNNNNNNNNNNNNNNNNNNNNNNNNNNNNNNNNNNNNNNNNNNNNNNNNNNNNNNNNNNNNNNNNNNNNNNNNNNNNNNNNNNNNNNNNNNNTGTGGTGAAAAGGGACATTATGCTTATGATTGTCATCGCTATAGCCGTCGAAGAAGAAGCAGgtatttaattaataaaggaatGGTTGGTATTCTAGTTAATCAAAGTAATTCTTTTATTAGCAAGGCAGAAATTAGTGTTTTTCTATAAACTTGAATGTTAATTGTACAGGtgtattttacagttttttttttgtttaattaaaatgttaatatattaataatcaaCCTGGTCAAAACCTTTCAGGTTTCTTCGTTTGAGTCAGTCGCCTTGATTCAGAATGTCACGAGCCTTATGATATCATGCTGAGGCGCCTTGCAAATCCGACAATTAAGATCCTCCTAGACCTTGAGGTGATCAGCATAAGAGGCCAGATCCCCTCGAGCCATCTACACCTAGCTTCACCTTATTCTTTAAAGGGCAGAAAATTTGAGTCGGTGATCGCCGTAACAGTAAATTTGGCTTACAATTGGGGCCCCCTCCGCTTTAGAAAGAGGAACACCAGATTGACCACATTCCCAACTAGAAAAATCTTCTTGCGTCAATCAAGCCTCACCTGGCTCTTTTGGCTGTCAGTTTGATCGTCGTTAGATTGAAGAAAACATCTAGATGCAGCGATCGGCTATAGATACTTCTAGATCGTCTAGATCTACTAGACCTACTACTAGACCATGGGCCAAAGAGGGTCGACCTGCAAACTTGCAAGGTTTATTTTAAACGCATTATggtgttttatattttgtaattctAAGTTGTAATTCAGCTtttaacaaatctttttttaggtagtaaaaaaaaaaaacttataggCCCAGAGTTTTTCCAAATGAGATACTAAATTTTAAATAGTTTGAGATTTGATTTCAGCAGAGGTACACAAACACTAAAACTGAGTTAtcatctaatattttatatttttctaacttGAAAAATAGGTCACGGTCTAGATCACATTCCCGTTCCAGGGGAAGGCGATACTCTCGCTCACGCAGCAGGAGTCGGGGAAGGAGGTGAGAAATCTAGAAAAATTCaagggtttgttttgggtttttgagagacagggtttctctgtaagagctctggctatcctggaactctgtagaccaggctggcttcaaactctctttgcctcctgaatgctgggattaaataaatttaagttttaggGGGAGAAAAGAGATGGACTTAgaacttcttttaatttttaggtCAAGATCAGCATCTCCTCGAAGATCAAGGTCTGTGTCTCTTCGTAGATCAAGATCAGCTTCACTCAGAAGATCTAGGTCTGGTTCTATAAAAGGATCGAGGTATTTCCAGTATGTAACACATTTTTCCTGCTTACTTGTAGATGGATTGTCACATCTTAGTGACACAGTGAAGTATCTTAATTGAGATGCTTCAGAATATTTGAGGTGTAAAGGTTTTTATTAAGTGTAGTGATGTACACCTGTAGTCCTAGAACTTAGACTGAGACCAGGATACTTGGGCCTGAGAATTTGAGGATAGAAGGGGAGCTAGTGAGGTTTACAACCCACCTCAGAACAGTGAATAATCTGGGTGGGCATGATGCTAGTTGGCTGAAGAAAATGGCTACAGAGCTTGCCATCAAGCCTGTTAACATGACTTTGATTCTAGAACTCACAtaaagggaggagagaaccaagtcccacaagtggctctctgagttctggAAGGTTATGGCATTCACCTACTCAAAACATACACTCTCAGTAAATGAAATGTAAGATTTAAAACAGTTTGGGAATGAGTGCATTTGAGACCCTAGAAGATAGACAGGCTctgtctgcctcttgagtgctgggattaaaggtgtaggccgcCATAAGAGCTGAATAGGGGAAAACCTTACATTTGGAtgcaaatttcataaaaattttgcATTACAGATGAAAAAGCAGTTGTATATAAAAGTTGTAAAAAGCAGTGTATATAAAAACACTGGCATTTACTGTTGTTGAATACGAATTCTTGAGTTAACAATTTGAGAAAATTATTGTACCATTTCTATATCAGTTTATAATATTTCAAGGTTTTTAAAAGATATAGTCAGCCTAAATTGGTTTAACAAATTAAGGTCCTTCAACCATGGTAACAAGAATAAAAAGTCAAATCATAGCAATTTTCTCAGATGGGACCCCCAGTTAACTTGGTTATTAGTGTTTGAAAATGGGATTATTGTGCCTGTACCAGAAAGGAGTAGTGACCAATTGTGTATGACAAGTGGGAATTTGAAATGGTGGGTTTTGTTGTATTTGAAATTTCTCTGTTTGATCATTTGTACTACATTGGATCAATATATGTAAGTCAAGTAGCCAGTTGTCTTAGCtcttctgtcctgtctcttcTACCTGGAAGGGTGCTCAGTTATAAAGGAATTTTTGTGTGATTgtgtccctttttctttttattaagatcCCGTTCAAGGTCGAGATCAAGATCCAGGTCTATTTCACGGCCAAGAAGCAGGTAGGATATAAAACTGATTTTTAGTGTTCTTAATTATATAGCACCAATATCCAAAGAGTTCAAAGTCTTGTAAATTATTGAAACTTGGGTGTTGGCCCAAAACCTGAATGTTAGGTAGAAATAACTACTACCTTCCTTATTGGTAGCCCAAATGAGAACTTTATTTATACATGGCCTATTAATTGGCTGATTCGTGGAGAAGTTAATGTTATGTGACTTAACATTACTTAGGGAAATTAAGAGGCCTTAAGTTATAGGTGCATAGAGAAACATTCTGAGAAATGTACTTTATACAGAATGTAAAAGATGAACTGTAATAATGCTGCAGTTCAATTTTATGTCGGTATAGGCCATTTTAAGATTCCTTTTTAAGGAAATGTGATAGGCACTGAAATTTTAGCTGTAATGACATTTTAATTGTAAGAtagtttgggggtttgttttatAGTAGGGCtgtaaggaagagagagattcGTGCCTTTTCTTACTAGAATTTTTCGTATTTTGACAGCCGATCAAAATCCAGATCTCCGTCACCTAAAAGAaggtaagcaaaataaaatattttgttgccAAATCTTGTCAAAGTTATGGCCTCTTAGGAGAACTTAAGTTCCTACTTAGTGGTCTTTGAACTCTTTGGAGAATTGGTGCTGTATAGAttggattttaaaaacatttttaaatgatgacttTATTCAGTATTAGTTATAACTTTAGTTGGAAATAACCATTAAGTGTTGGAGAAATTTAAGGTGCTTTTAGCCTTTTGTCCAAGTTGTCAGAATGTTATACttaagaaacatgtttttttccttctgtgtgtagAATAGCTAAAAAGGAAAtgtccaaataaaaacataaatcttaAATAGTTGCTCTCCATTCCTTTCCAATAACCCTTAATGATTCACCCCTAAAACTTCAAATAGTTGTCTTATTGTTTAATGTAACCTTACAATTTTGACTGGTTCTTAAATGCTtaatactggggctggagagatggcccagtggttaagaccacCTGCAGTTCTTTCCAGAAGATATAGTACAATTCTTAATACCCATATCAGAAGTCTGATACCTCTGACCTTTCCAGGCATTTGTATTCAGTGCACACAACCCACACAGGTAATTAAGAACTTTAAGAATTaataccaggggctggagaaatggctcagaggttaagagcacctccTGCTCTTATCCAgaggtcttcagttcaattcccagtaactacatggtggctcacagccatctgtaatgagatttggtgccctcttctggcctgcagaagaacaccatacataataaatattaaatagtaagaaaaaaaatgctataaagAGTTAATGCCAAGTGAGGTAAAAGGGATATATAAATTTATGTTAGGCCTTGTCCATAGGAATTTGATccctataaataaaatgtattgaaatACTGAATTACTCTGACTTGTGCATAAAAAGAGGAAGTTTTATAACACTAATTGGTTCCAtacttaatgtttttcttttcagtcgTTCCCCATCAGGAAGTCCACGAAGAAGTGCAAGTCCTGAAAGAATGGACTGAAGTTCTCAAGTTCACCCTTTAGGGAAAAgttattttgtttacattattataAGGGATTTGTTATGTCTGTAAAATGTAACCTAGGAAGGATCATCAACCATCTAATCAAAATGGATCTGGGTTAATGCTCTGTAAAATTCATAGCAGTTAAGTAATTGtttttgttgaatgtattaaCATCTTTTGGTCTGAAGATGTGGGTTTTTATTTggcacatttaaataaaatgtttctaacTAGATTTTTGATTCGTGTTCAATATTAATACTTTTCAATTTGGTAACATCAGGTGTCAAGACAATTGTTAATTGGACTATATCGGCCTGTGAGGTTAAATGGTGTTAGAATATTAAGAACATCATTAACTGTTCTATACATAACACTATTCAGGATTTTAAAGGACTTGGAAAATTCCATTTTACCCTTGTACCTATGGGTTAAATGATCTGTCCTGTTAATAGCATGAATGCATCATGGCAGATCCCTAAGAATTGGTGTTAACTAGAAGTCAAGCTAACAGTCTCAAATTTTCAAGCTAGAGGGACCACTGATTTAGCCTATAAATGGGTGCATGACAGGAACTTAGTGTAAATGTCATATTAAGAAGTAGGAAGAAAATGATTTCTAGAGGCTGAGATTTTAGTagcttgtggttttttttcagaCTATTAAGTTGAGATGATTTCTGTTCAATgtactttttctttcaaacagccaatttaatacaaaaaaattgcATGTTTAAAGAATTGTCTGAATTTGGAACAAAACCCTGTAAACCAGCTTTGCAAAATTATTCAGCCTCAATACTCTTCCTTTGAATGGATTGCCTTATCCTGTGCAAAACCCTGTTAATATCTGAGCTAGATTTTTGCAGTCTGACAACATTGTTCTATTTTGCCAAGCTGGTATAAAGAGATGTTAAGAAAAAATGTTAATGAGACAGCAGTTTTGTAAACCTTAAATATTTAGCagcatttcatgtttttttttttttgttgttttttaatagtATCTGGTAGACCTTAGAATGGTATAGCCAGTAGATTCTTATTCAAACTTTAAGTATACTAAACACAAGGGCAGTAACAGTCATTTTTGAGTGTTTTTTGGACAAACTTTTTACTATATTTCTTAGCCTTGAGTGTAAAAAAAGTAGCACAGGAGTCTGTCCTTGTCCATTTTAGGCTTTTTCAACAAAGTTGTCTGGTATCGCAACTTTAATACCGTATTGGTCTGCCTCAAATTTATTTGGCTGAGTGGAAGTCATTTGgagtctttgtttttcaaatttgaCTGGTTGAATACATGGTATGAAGCTATGTGAGTATCGGGCAGACTTATCTGTTGCACTTGGTTAGCTTTAATTCTGTATTTGAAAATTTAAGTTTGTTCAACAATAAATATGCAGAGATTGAACAAATAATCCTGATACTTGATTTTTGAAAGTATGGTATCTGAGTCAAAAGTTATACTCAAACCTGTAGCTTTTTAAGATTAACTAGTAGCATTCTAGATGTGGTAGCctgatgggatgggatggaatAAAAAAACCCATAGACAGTCATTCTGCCTTtacaagagcactggctgtgtaGGCCAGTAGGCTTCTCTTCTGCAATTCTACCACTACTAGATAGGAAAAGTGCTGATCCAGTTCCATTCACTTTTCAGCATAACAGTAGTTCAGGCCCTGTTTTGAAAGTTTACTTTGGGGAATAATGGTGCCAAAAGGAGCCCCAGGGTCATTATAGtaggctatatagtaagtttaAGATCAGGTATAGTGATATCTGTATTGGCATTTTTGGAGAATCTTGAGATAGAGTCAGACCTGAACtatggagattttcttttttttctccctccaccagatggtttcactatgtagtcttggctgtgctggaactcagtAGACTAGATTGGTCTTGacctcagagatcacctgcctctgctgagataaaaggtgtgtgccactgctgctgACTCAGCCTGAGACTTAAAAAAACATGGACTTTTTTTCCTTGGATGTAGAAGAATAGGGATGCACAGAGCTCCCCCATCAGGCTTTGAACTatatcaaatttttcttttccctacagattttttttaaggtacaGTACAGATGTCCAGAGAAGAGAGTATTACTGGATTccttgaaactgtgagccacccaataaTGCTGGGAACTCAACATGTATCTTCTGAGCAATAATGAGCCCCTTTGATTTTTCAAGTTGAGAAGGAAGGTCCAAATATCAGATTGGCAGTTGGCACAaagtcaaaatgaaagaaaaaaaatgacatgtatgaatatatttagTTGGAAGGACAAAGATTAATAAATACTAGACCTGGCTGTGGAGTTATTTGGAGGATGAAGAtgggaaaaaccaaagaaaatggcTAATGACTAGTTTTATAGTATTATAGAGATctaaatacagaattttttttttttactataacttttttttttaaagatttatttgttgggccgggcgatggcgcacgcctttaatcccagcactcgggaggcagaggcaggcggatctctgtgagttcgagaccagcctggtctacagagctagttccaggacaggctccaaaaccacagagaaaccctgtctcgaaaaaccaaaaaaataaaaataaaaaataaaaaaaaggtttatttgttatgtatacaacattctgcctctgcccgcatgccagaggagggcaccagatgtcaatacagatggttgtgagccaccatatggttgctgggaattgaactcaggacctctggaagagcaggcagtgctcttaacctctgagccatctctccagcccccagaattttgtttttgagacagggtttttctctagctttggggcctgtcctggaactagctcttgtagatcaggctggccttgatgcTGGATTAAAAGTGCatgctctgactgtcttggaactttgtagaccaggctgactttgagttgaagagatctccctgcctctgcctcagtgctGGAACCAAAGACTTGATGCCACCAGGCAGCTTTTAATGAAGGGAAGAAGTAACAGGTAGGCTGAACAATTGGAGAAAGTTACTTTTAACTCAGCAAAAGGGGAGGTTTTTACACTTGGTCATTTTACTGTGATTATTGAAGGAAATCGGAAATTGGTCTCCCCAAAATTACTGTTACCCCCATTTCTCTGGGTTTAGAAGTTAGTACTTTATTCTGGTTTATTTATCTGGTAGGAGATACGAATTTAATTCTTGTGGATTTGAACCCTCTTAAATTGTGGCTGGGCTCAAGTGATCCTGCGGCTGGCTGCCTGCAACTTGAGTAGCTGGAACTATAGATCTACTAAATcccagcaacttttttttttatttatattcattggtctgtgtaagggtgtccaGTACCTAGGAACTAAAGTTACAGTATGCTGCCTGTAActttgggtgctgagaattgaacccaggaactttggaagagcagccagtgctcttaaccactaaacctttccagcccccagcaatgttgttttctttgtccttAGACAAAGTATTAAGCATTTTAACTTTTAACCTCCCGCTTTTTTTATGTCTTGATAACTCATTTCTCTTTAGTGCTGAGTAATGTTCCAGTTCCTTTGCCTGCTAGATGATGTCTTTGTTCCTTCCTAGTTTAGGTAATTGAGAATAAAGCTACTCTACCATTAAAGTGGTGTCTTTTTTTGTAGACATTTAAATTTAACACCTTTGGGTAAATGTCAAGGAGCATGATTATGTTTACTTTTGGATGTGATGGTGAACTCTCACCCAGTTGAACCCCAGCATTAATATGACTGAtaatcctcttcctccttcacaccatgtatgtctctttcaAAGGTGCGTGCTCTGTCAAAGAGG encodes the following:
- the Srsf7 gene encoding serine/arginine-rich splicing factor 7; the encoded protein is MSRYGRYGGETKVYVGNLGTGAGKGELERAFSYYGPLRTVWIARNPPGFAFVEFEDPRDAEDAVRGLDGSGEKGHYAYDCHRYSRRRRSRSRSRSHSRSRGRRYSRSRSRSRGRRSRSASPRRSRSVSLRRSRSASLRRSRSGSIKGSRYFQSRSRSRSRSRSISRPRSSRSKSRSPSPKRSRSPSGSPRRSASPERMD